The stretch of DNA GCCTTATCTGATTCATGGAGAGCAGGAAGGGCTTTATGAATATGCGAAAGAAATATTTGACAGTGCCCCGACATTGGATGCGATTCTTTATCAAAGGGATAATGCAGTTTATTCCATCGACACTGTAAGGCGGCTGACGGGCTACCCTCAATTGAAGGGCATAAAGGATGGAGTAGGGGATATGGACTTGAATATTTGCCTGACGCAGGAATTCAAAGGGAGATTGGATTTCCTGAATGGTATGCCGATGGCGGAAGTGACAATGCCTGCGTATCTGCCGCTCGGAATCAAGACATATTCCTCGGCCATCTCGAATTACATCCCGCATATCTCCCGTATGTATTATGAGGCGCTGCTGGCTGGGGACCAGGATACGTTGGATGATTTATATGCCGATGTCATCTTGCCGATCAACAGCATACGCAAACAGCGCAAAGGCTATGCAGTTTCTTTGATCAAGGCAGGCATGGAGATCATCGGCTTGCAGACAAGAGGATATGTGCGCCCTCCAGTCGTACCTGTTACAAAGGAACATTACAACGAAATGGAAAAGATTCTGATGAAAGCGTTGGAAAAATATCCGCGCAAGGAGAAAATCACAGAGATGAAGGAGAGCTAATACATGGCGACAAATATAACAACGAATGTATATCGTAACTTTATCAATGGTGAATGGCAGGAATCGGCATCAGCAGAACAGATCACCGTCATCAATCCCGCAGATACAAGCAATCCTGTCGGCCGTATTCAGAGCTCCGCAAAAGCTGATTTGGAAGCAGCGGTGGAAGCGGCGGATGCAGCAAGGAAGGAATGGAGAAGCCTGTCAGGCGCAGCAAGAGGCGATTTTCTTTATCGGGCGGCGGCAGTATTGGAAGAACGAGCTGAAGAAATTGCAGAAACGGCAACAAAAGAGATGGGAAAGACATTGCCGGAAGCTCGCGGTGAAACGCAGCGGGGAATTGCCATCCTGAAATATTATGCAGGGGAAGGGATGCGGAAGACTGGTGATGTCATTCCATCGACAGATTCGAGTGCCTTCATGTATACGACTCGAGTTCCTTTGGGGGTCGTCGGTGTCATTGCGCCTTGGAACTTCCCGGTTGCAATTCCGATTTGGAAGATGGCTCCTGCGCTTGTTTATGGTAATACGGTTGTATTCAAGCCGGCATCCGAGACAGCGATCACGGCCATCAAAATAATCGAATGCTTTGAAGCAGCCGGTTTCCCGAAAGGCGTCATCAATCTGGTTACCGGTGCGGGATCTGTCATCGGGAAAGGATTGGCTGAGCATCCGAAGGTACATGGCATTACATTTACTGGTTCAAATCATGTCGGTAAAGGTATCGGGTTGACAGCGTTGGGGCGAGGTGCCAAGTATCAGCTCGAGATGGGCGGGAAAAACCCAGTCATCATTGCTGCCGATGCAGATATCGAGCAGGCGGTGGATGCCACGATCAGCGGTGCTTTCCGTTCCACAGGGCAAAAATGTACGGCAACAAGCAGGGTCATCGTTGAAGCGCCGATATATGATGCATTCCGGGATAGGCTGCTTGAGAAGACAAAGGAAATCACCATCGGGAACAGCCTCGAGCAGGATGTGTGGCTCGGACCGATCGCAAGCGAAGCCCAGCTGCAAAACTGCCTTCATTATATTCAAAAAGGGATGGACGAAGGTGCGAAGCTTATCCTTGGCGGAGAACGGCTGACAGATGGGGATTACGCAAAAGGCTATTACGTCCAGCCGACCATTTTTGAAGACGTAACCAATGATATGGTGATTGCCCAGGAGGAAATTTTCGGCCCTGTCATCGCCTTGATCAAAGTGGATTCCGAGGAACAGGCGATAGCTATAGCGAATGATGTCAAGTTTGGGCTGAGTGCCTCCATTTTCACAAAGAATATCGGGCGTTTCCTGCAGTTTGCAGAGGATATCGAAGCGGGTCTTGTCCGTGTGAATGCCGAAAGTGCGGGCGTGGAGCTGCAAGCTCCATTTGGCGGGATGAAGCAGTCCAGCTCTCATTCCAGGGAACAGGGAGAGGCAGCAAAGGAATTCTTTACGAGCATCAAGACTGTTTTTGTCAAAGGCTAAAGGGCTGCATGCTGCCCTTTTCCTGTACCCACTATTGACAACGCTTACAATAAAGCGGCGGAGGAATGAACGATATGGATAAAATCAGAGATAACCTGCACGATGTTCAGATGAAAAGAACGAAGGTTCGTTGGTTTGTCGTTTTAATGTTGTTCCTGGTCACGTCTGTCAACTACGCTGACCGAGCTACGATAAGCATTGCAGGCGATGCCCTGCAGTCGGATCTTGGCCTGGATGCAGTCAGTATGGGATATGTATTCTCCGCATTCGGCTGGGCTTATGTAATCGGGCAGATACCTGGAGGGATATTGCTCGATAAGTTCGGATCCAAGCTTATTATCGGAATGAGTATATTGTTCTGGTCGATATTCACATTGCTGCAGGGTACAATCGGATTCTTTGCGGGCGGAACGGCAATCATCATCCTGTTTGCACTCCGTTTCCTGGTCGGGTTCTCCGAAGCGCCATCTTTTCCGGGAAACAGCCGGGTAGTGGCAGCATGGTTCCCGAGCAAGGAGCGCGGGACGGCATCGGCCATCTTCAACTCCGCGCAGTATTTTGCCTTGGTCATCTTCTCCCCATTGATGGGCTGGCTGACATATAGATTCGGCTGGGAATCCGTCTTTTACGTAATGGGAGCCATCGGGATTGCCTTGGCAATTGTCTGGCTGAAGGTCATCCGAAATCCACGCGAGCACCCAAGGGCCAATCAGGCGGAAATAGACTATATCGAAGCTGGCGGCGGCGTAATCGATATGGATCAAAAGAAGGAAGATACAGATTCGAAGGAGAAACAATCCCAGTGGCCATTCATTAAACAATTGCTGCAGAAACGGATGCTGATCGGCATTTACATTGCGCAATATTGTATAACGACACTGACTTATTTCTTTTTGACTTGGTTCCCTGTCTATCTGGTCCAAGGGCGCGGCATGTCCATACTGGAGGCTGGGTTCATTGCATCCCTGCCGGCGATATGCGGTTTTCTGGGAGGTATCCTTGGCGGGATGTTCTCGGATTTCCTTCTCCGTAAGAAGTTTTCCCTGACCATCGCACGCAAAACACCGATCATCATTGGAATGCTGCTTTCCTGCAGCATGATCATCTGTAACTATGTGGATGCTGAATGGCTTGTCGTCGTCATCATGTCGCTTGCTTTCTTCGGCAAAGGCTTTGGGGCATTGGGCTGGGCAGTCGTATCCGATACATCCCCGAAGCAGACTGCAGGTGTCAGTGGCGGGTTATTCAATACATTTGGAAACATCGCTTCGATCACGACGCCGATCATCATCGGCTACATCGTCAATGCGACAGGTTCTTTCAACGGTGCACTTGTCTTTGTCGGTGCCAATGCGCTTATTGCCATACTGAGTTATTTATTCATCGTTGGAAAGATCGAACGCGTGGAGTTGAAAGCGCCAACAAAATAAATCGGAAGGGGATTGCAAGATGAATCAAATGACAGCGAATATAAGTGCTGAAAGGTCCCATAATGTACCATCCGTTACGGAGATGCAAGTGATTCCGGTTGCCGGCCGTGACAGCATGCTGCTCAATCTGAGCGGTGCGCATGGTCCGTACTTTACACGTAATATCGTCATCCTTAAGGATACAATGGGTGCTGTCGGGGCCGGGGAGGTACCAGGAGGGGAAAAGATCCGACAGACGCTTGAACAAGCGAAATCATTGGTTATAGGCGAGTCGATTGCCTCTTATCAAGCCATCCTTAATCAAGTGAGACAGCAATTCGGCCATCAGGATGCAGGCGGCCGGGGTGAGCAGACCTTCGATTTGCGTACAACGATCCATGCTGTGACAGCACTGGAGGCGGCACTTCTTGACTTGCTCGGCAAGTTCCTGCAAGTTCCGGTGGCTGCGCTGTTAGGGGAAGGACAGCAGCGAAGTGAAGTGGATGTGCTCGGCTATTTGTTCTACATCGGCGATCGCAAGCAGACGGACTTGGCTTACAAGGAAGAGCCGGATGCCAAATGGGATTGGTTCCGTTTGCGGAATGAAGAAGCGCTGACGCCGGAAGCGGTTGTGCGTCTGGCTGAGGCAGCATATGAGAAGTATGGATTCCGGGACTTCAAGCTAAAGGGCGGCGTCTTGGCTGGTGAAGAAGAAATCCAGGCAATCGAGGCGCTGGCAAAAAGATTCCCGGAAGCCCGGATCACGCTCGATCCCAATGGTGCGTGGTCCCTGGATGAAGCCATTGGTCTTTGCAAAGGTAAGCATGGCATCCTGGCATATGCAGAGGATCCGTGCGGAGCAGAGAATGGTTATTCCTCCAGGGAAATCATGGCGGAGTTCCGGAGAGCCACCGGGCTCCCGACGGCGACGAATATGATTGCGACGGACTGGCGCCAGATGGGGCATGCCATCCAGGCGCAGGCAATTGATATTCCGCTTGCCGATCCGCACTTCTGGACGATGCAGGGCTCTGTGCGAGTTGCGCAAATATGTCATGAATGGGGACTCACTTGGGGATCGCATTCCAATAACCATTTTGACATTTCGCTGGCTATGTTCACCCATGTTGCAGCAGCAGCCCCAGGAAATATCACCGCTATCGATACGCATTGGATTTGGCAGGATGGACAGAGACTGACGAAGGAACCATACGAGATAGCCGAAGGGAAGCTGGGCGTGCCGGATAAGCCTGGACTTGGTATCGAGATCGATATGCCAGAAGTGGAAAAGGCGCATGAGCTCTATAAATCGATGGGGCTTGGTGCTCGGGACGATGCTATCGCAATGCAATATTTGATCCGGAATTGGAAATTCGATAATAAGAAGCCTTGCCTTGTACGATGAAGGAGCATGGAGCCGTCTTTTTAGCTGGGCGGCTCTTTTGCATGCGTTTGTAATTTCGTTCCATTCCCAGTATCATAGGTTTATAACATATTAAAGGTGTTGGACATGATGGAGAGAGACCCATTGCAAATGAATCTGGAGCACGTTAACAGAAAAACATTATCCAAGCAAGTGGTGGAACGGATTCTGCATCTGCTATCAAGCGGTCAGCTGAAGCCAGGGGATAAGCTGCCTACAGAAGCGGAATTCATCACGATCCTCGGGGTCAGCAGGACTGTTTTGCGTGAAGCCTTGAGTGCATTGGAAACACTCGGCATCATTACGCGCAAGACACGGGAAGGCACCTACTTCAACCTGAAAGTCGGTGCGGCACCTTTTTCTGATATGCTTAACCTGGCAAGCGACAATATCCAGGCGATCATCGAAGCGAGAATCGTCTTGGAACTTGGACTGGTCACAATCGCAACGGAAAAGATCACGGATGAACAGCTGGAAGAACTGTATGAAACGATTGTGGAAATCGAAGAATCAGAGGACGATAATTATGGTCAAGCTGATAAACGATTCCACCGGATCATAGCCTTGAGTGCCAATAATTTGATACTTGATGGCATGATTCATTCCTTGCTTCTTTATCATGCGAAAATCAATAACCATATCATTGTCAGGGAAAAAGATAAGACGGTAGCATATCATAAACGCATTTATGAGGCACTGAAGGAAAGGGATGCCTATAAAGCGTACACAGCAATGTATGATCATCTGCGCTTTGTCCAGAAGAAGATCCTGGAGGGACAGCAGGAAAAACAAGGTGAATGAAGAAGCAGCGGTTCCGCAGCCGCTGCTTCTTTATTTATTCGTCATCGGATTCTTCCTCATTCAATTCAAACAGGTGATCTAAGTATGGCTCCAGCTCGAAGGAATCTTCCTCGGCATATGTGGTGAAAATGTCTCTTGTGAGTGAACTCATGATTGGGATCCTCCTTGTGATTGAGTTGGTAGTTATAAGATACCCAGCCTGACAATCTGTCAATCATGCAAATTTTGGAGTGGCGGAATTTTGACGCTGAGGAACTAGACAGCATATCGCTCCAAGAATGACCGGACTGAATGAATTTTTGCCATGCACGGGAGAGGAACATTTTGCTGATTCAGCTGCCGGATAGAGGACTTTGATGCATGAAACAGCGGGTTTGCACTGGCCGCATTCATATCAAATCAGATTGAATGATCTCAATCAGTGCAGGGAAGTTTAAATTGCAGTAAAATAGTGGAACAATGAATGGGAATGGAAAAGGGGGATGGAAAATGGGGTTGAATCCCAAAATACAAGCATTTTTAAAAGAAGTGAATGCGAATCCGATACCAATTGAATCGGTTTCGCCGGAACAGTTTCGAAGCCAAGCCAGGATGCAGGAGGATGGGCCTAAACAGGAAGTGGCTGAAGTGGAAGATAGCAAAATCGAGTTGAGCGATCGGACATTGCCGATCCGTATCTATCGTTCTGATGATAAGAAGCAGCCTGCACTTGTCTTTTATCATGGCGGCGGCTGGGTTGTCGGAAGCATCGAGTCGCATGATGCCACTTGTCGTGAGATTGCCAATCTGGCAGATTGTACGGTCATCTCGGTAGATTACCGGCTGGCACCTGAATATAAATTCCCGGCTGCGGTAGAGGATGCCTATGATGCCTTTCAATGGGTCAGGGCCAATGCAGAGGATTTAAGAATCGAACAGGATAAAATTGCTGTGGGAGGAGATAGTGCCGGAGGAAATCTTGCTACGGTCGTATGTCTGCTGGCAGAAGAACGAAGCGGCCATAAACCTATATTCCAATTGCTCTTATATCCATCTACGGGTTATATCGGGGAGGAGCCGGCTTCTTTGCGAGAAAACGCGGAAGGCTATTTATTGACCAAACGTTTGATGAATTGGTTCCGCAGCCATTATTACCGGACAGAAGAAGATCGTCTAAACCCGCATGCATCGCCGATTCGTTCCGGGCTGCTAAAAACATTGCCGCCTGCAGCGATTTTGACAGCGGAATATGATCCGCTGCGGGATGAAGCGCAGCATTATGCTGCCAAACTGCAGCAGGAAGGTGTCGATGTGTTTGCAAAGAATTATGATGGATTGATCCATGGCTTTGCTGGCTTTACCGCTTATGTGGAGGAAGCGCATCAAGCCCTGGCTGAGGGGGCAGCTCAGCTGAAGCAAGCTTTGTATAAATGATTGCCCACTTCGATGCAGGGAGTGTTCTTGAGTTATCACCGTCAGCTTGATTGCTGACGGTTTATCTTTTAAGTGAGTCTGGCTATACCGACATTCACAAGTTGCAGTCAGGAAAAAGAGGATAGGGGATGGAATATGAAAAAGACCATATTGATTGTAATCGCCATCCTGGTGCTCATACCTTCTGGAATTTGGAGTTACATAACAATCAGGAAACAAAGTGCCAAAGAGGCAGTCCATGAATATCTGCTGGAAAAGGGGACGGAAGAAAGCGACATTGTCAGTCTGGAACCTTTCATCGCGAATTTGAGAGGTAACGGGAATTATATGGTTGCCGTCAGATTGAAAGATGATAGGAAAGTCTATTACTATTACAAAAACGGGGATGAGGTGAAATTTGAATCATCAACCATCAGTCAACTGAATTAAAACAGCAGGTTTAAGAAGTGCCGATTCAAACGGCTGCGCATTCCATCTGCTACATAAGCCAGCAGTAAGCATATCCATCACATTTTGATGAATATGCATTGAAAGCGTTGACAATAATCCGCTTACATGATAAATTGAGTTTGTAAGATAACAAAACAGCATACAACTATCCTTTAGGATTGTTACTGATAAGCAGGCAAAACCTAAATTATATTCCGTGAGCAGAGACGACTCTGTGTCCGGGGTGTAGTTTGGGTTTTTTTGTGTATCAAAAACCCGCAGCTTATCAAAAAAAGGATAAAGGCGGCACCCTTTATCCTCATCATAATATCCCCGAATGGAGGGTCTATCATGAACCATCGTAAAACAGCAGAAGAGATTTTGCAATTGGTAGGCGGAGAATCAAATGTACAAAGTGTCATCCATTGCATGACACGGCTTCGCTTCAACCTGTATGACAACAGCAAAGCCGATCGGAAAAGCTTGGAGCAGGTGGATGGTGTACTTGGTTCCAACATAAGCGGCAGCCAGTTCCAGCTGATCATCGGCAATGAGGTCCCGAAGGTTTATAAGGAGATCATCGCCAATAGCAGTTTAAGTGAAGCGAAGAGTGGAGAAGGCGAATCGAAGCAAAAGAAAAATGTGATCAGCTCGATTTTTGATGTCATTTCCGGCGTGTTCACACCGATCCTGCCAGCCATCGCTGGTGCGGGTATGATCAAGGGTATCACGGCCCTGCTGCTGACCATGGGTGTACTGCAGGAGTCTTCCCAAACGTATCAAATCCTGACGGTCATCGGAGACGGTGCATTCTACTTCCTGCCGATCTTGCTTGCTATCAGTGCAGCACGTAAGTTTGGGTCCAATCCTTATGTGGCTGCTGCCATAGGAGCGGCAATCCTGCACCCGACGCTGACTGCCATGTTCGCAGAGGGTGGGGGCATCTCCTTTGTCGGATTGCCTGTAACGATAGCAACCTATTCATCTACGGTTATCCCGATCCTGCTGGCTATCTGGATTGCGTCTTATGTAGAGAAATGGGTTGACCGTATCACACATGCTTCCTTGAAGCTGATCGTTGTTCCGACAGTAACCTTATTGGTTGTCGTTCCGGTCACTTTGATTACGGTAGGACCTCTTGGTGCAATCATTGGTAACTATTTATCCTCAGGTATGAATTTCATGTTTGAGAATGCAGGCATCGTTGCTACCATTCTGCTTGCAGGTACGTTCTCACTTATTATCATTACCGGGATGCATTATGCTTTTACACCAGTCGTCATCAATAGTATTGCAGTGAATGGTTTTGACTACATCATCCCTGCGATGTTCCTTGCCAATTTCGGTCAAGCTGGTGCGGCTTTTGCGGTTGCCCTGAAATCGAAAAATAAGAAATTTAAATCATTGTCTTTTACAACGGCATTGACTGCAGTGATGGGTGTTACCGAACCAGCCATGTATGGGGTCAATATGAAGCTGAAGAAACCATTCGTCGCTGCACTGATAGGGGCTGCAATAGGCGGAGTCCTTTATGGTATTGCGGATGTCAAAGCTTATATAGTAGCGGGAATCGTTGGAATTCCGGGTATTCCAGTTTTGATTGGTCCTGAAATCGTGTTTGCCTTGCTTGGGCTCTTGCTGGCATTCGTTGCAGCTGCTGCGGTTACATGGATCATGGGATTTGAAGATGTGCTGGAAGCAACGGAAGAAAACACAATAGAAAAAGCATCCGAAGATACTGCTGAAGAAACAGAATCAGAGAAAGCATCGGAAGTCATTTCCAGCCCTCTGACAGGAGAGGTTCGACCGCTTGCAGAAGTAAGTGATCCGACATTTGCGCAGGAGATCATGGGTAAAGGGGCGGCCATCTTCCCGACGAAAGGCGAGGTTGTATCTCCGGTAGATGGTGAAGTAGTTACACTCTTTGCAACAAAACATGCCATTGGTTTGAAAAGTGCAAGTGGTGCCGAAGTACTGATCCATGTCGGGGTCGATACAGTGAAATTGAATGGGGAACATTTCACAGCTCATATTGCTTCAGGTGAACAGGTCAAAAAAGGCCAGAAGCTTGTTTCCTTTGATATGGAGGCCATCCAGGCTGCAGGCTTCGACTTGATCACGCCCGTCATTATCACGAACACTGCTGAGTATGAGGATATTTCTTCCCTGGCAGACGGCCCCGTCGGAGCAGGACAAGCACTGCTGGATTTGGCAGCGCCTGCGGCCACTTCAAAAGAAGCATCTTAAATTATAAAAGGAGAGATAAACATGACAAAGCAAACAGCATTTCCACAAGGATTCCTATGGGGCGGCGCAACAGCTGCCAACCAGATGGAGGGCGGATTCCATGAAGGCAATAAAGGACTGAATATTGCGGATGTACTTCCAGGCGGAAAAGAGCGTCTGCGCATCTTGGCAGAGCCAGGATTTGATTTCGAAATCGATACGGAGAAATACACCTATCCGAACCACGAAGCAATCGACTTCTATCATCGTTATAAAGAAGATATTGCACTATTTGCAGAGATGGGCTTCAAAGTATTCCGGATGTCCATAGCCTGGACTCGTATTTTCCCAAATGGCGATGAACTGGAGCCGAATGAAGAAGGGCTTGCGTTCTATGATCGCGTATTCGATGAGCTGCATAAGCACGGTATTGAGCCGGTCGTAACGATTTCCCACTATGAGATGCCGGTCAATTTGGTGAAAGAATACGGCGGCTGGAAGAACCGGGAAGTGATCACTTTCTTTGAGCGTTACGCCAAGACTGTGCTTGATCGCTATAAAGATAAAGTGAAATATTGGATGACATTCAACGAGATCAATAGCGGCCTTATCATGCCGATCATGAGCCTTGGTTTCTCCATCCAGCCTGGGGAGCACAAGTATCAATCCGTTGTGCAAGGGCTTCACCATCAGTTTGTGGCCAGTGCGAAAGCAGTCCAGTACTGCCATGAAGTGAATCCGGATGCGCAGATCGGCTGTATGATCATTTATGCACCGGTATATGCATATGACAGCAATCCGGAAAACGTCTTCTATGCCGATCAGGAAGCGCGTCTGTTCAACAACTATTGTGGGGACGTGATGGTCCGGGGTGCTTATCCAGCCTTTGCAAAACGATTCTTCAAGGAACAAGGGGTCCAGCTGCAAATAGAGGAAGGCGATTTGGAAACGATCCAAGCAGGAACGGTGGACTATATCGGCTTCAGCTACTATATGTCCCGGACGGAAAAAGCTCAAAAGAGTGAAGAGGAACTGGCGCAGGGGAATATCATGTCCGGCGTGAAGAATCCATTCCTCAAAGCAAGCGACTGGGGCTGGGAAATCGATCCCCTCGGGCTGCGCATTGCATTGAATGACATGTATGATCGCTACCAGGTGCCGTTGTTCATTGTGGAAAACGGACTCGGTGCGTATGATGAAGTAGAAGCAGACGGCAGCATCAACGATGATTACCGCATCGATTATCTGCGCGATCATATCAAAGCGATGGAAGAAGCCATCGAGGATGGCGTGGACTTAATGGGATATACCAGCTGGGGCTGCATCGACTTGGTAAGTGCTTCTACAGGGGAGTATTCCAAGCGATATGGTTTCATCTATGTCGATAAGCATGATGATGGAAGC from Terribacillus sp. FSL K6-0262 encodes:
- the kdgD gene encoding 5-dehydro-4-deoxyglucarate dehydratase; protein product: MGQSKGIAKGILGFPVAPFTDNGRLDEQALFENVHFLVEEGLDAIYIACGSGEFQSLEKAEYELMLDTAMEAAAGKVPIYTGVGGNLRTAIDLASVSAEKGAAGYLLLPPYLIHGEQEGLYEYAKEIFDSAPTLDAILYQRDNAVYSIDTVRRLTGYPQLKGIKDGVGDMDLNICLTQEFKGRLDFLNGMPMAEVTMPAYLPLGIKTYSSAISNYIPHISRMYYEALLAGDQDTLDDLYADVILPINSIRKQRKGYAVSLIKAGMEIIGLQTRGYVRPPVVPVTKEHYNEMEKILMKALEKYPRKEKITEMKES
- the gucD gene encoding alpha-ketoglutaric semialdehyde dehydrogenase GucD, translated to MATNITTNVYRNFINGEWQESASAEQITVINPADTSNPVGRIQSSAKADLEAAVEAADAARKEWRSLSGAARGDFLYRAAAVLEERAEEIAETATKEMGKTLPEARGETQRGIAILKYYAGEGMRKTGDVIPSTDSSAFMYTTRVPLGVVGVIAPWNFPVAIPIWKMAPALVYGNTVVFKPASETAITAIKIIECFEAAGFPKGVINLVTGAGSVIGKGLAEHPKVHGITFTGSNHVGKGIGLTALGRGAKYQLEMGGKNPVIIAADADIEQAVDATISGAFRSTGQKCTATSRVIVEAPIYDAFRDRLLEKTKEITIGNSLEQDVWLGPIASEAQLQNCLHYIQKGMDEGAKLILGGERLTDGDYAKGYYVQPTIFEDVTNDMVIAQEEIFGPVIALIKVDSEEQAIAIANDVKFGLSASIFTKNIGRFLQFAEDIEAGLVRVNAESAGVELQAPFGGMKQSSSHSREQGEAAKEFFTSIKTVFVKG
- a CDS encoding MFS transporter; this encodes MKRTKVRWFVVLMLFLVTSVNYADRATISIAGDALQSDLGLDAVSMGYVFSAFGWAYVIGQIPGGILLDKFGSKLIIGMSILFWSIFTLLQGTIGFFAGGTAIIILFALRFLVGFSEAPSFPGNSRVVAAWFPSKERGTASAIFNSAQYFALVIFSPLMGWLTYRFGWESVFYVMGAIGIALAIVWLKVIRNPREHPRANQAEIDYIEAGGGVIDMDQKKEDTDSKEKQSQWPFIKQLLQKRMLIGIYIAQYCITTLTYFFLTWFPVYLVQGRGMSILEAGFIASLPAICGFLGGILGGMFSDFLLRKKFSLTIARKTPIIIGMLLSCSMIICNYVDAEWLVVVIMSLAFFGKGFGALGWAVVSDTSPKQTAGVSGGLFNTFGNIASITTPIIIGYIVNATGSFNGALVFVGANALIAILSYLFIVGKIERVELKAPTK
- the gudD gene encoding glucarate dehydratase, which encodes MNQMTANISAERSHNVPSVTEMQVIPVAGRDSMLLNLSGAHGPYFTRNIVILKDTMGAVGAGEVPGGEKIRQTLEQAKSLVIGESIASYQAILNQVRQQFGHQDAGGRGEQTFDLRTTIHAVTALEAALLDLLGKFLQVPVAALLGEGQQRSEVDVLGYLFYIGDRKQTDLAYKEEPDAKWDWFRLRNEEALTPEAVVRLAEAAYEKYGFRDFKLKGGVLAGEEEIQAIEALAKRFPEARITLDPNGAWSLDEAIGLCKGKHGILAYAEDPCGAENGYSSREIMAEFRRATGLPTATNMIATDWRQMGHAIQAQAIDIPLADPHFWTMQGSVRVAQICHEWGLTWGSHSNNHFDISLAMFTHVAAAAPGNITAIDTHWIWQDGQRLTKEPYEIAEGKLGVPDKPGLGIEIDMPEVEKAHELYKSMGLGARDDAIAMQYLIRNWKFDNKKPCLVR
- a CDS encoding FadR/GntR family transcriptional regulator, which encodes MERDPLQMNLEHVNRKTLSKQVVERILHLLSSGQLKPGDKLPTEAEFITILGVSRTVLREALSALETLGIITRKTREGTYFNLKVGAAPFSDMLNLASDNIQAIIEARIVLELGLVTIATEKITDEQLEELYETIVEIEESEDDNYGQADKRFHRIIALSANNLILDGMIHSLLLYHAKINNHIIVREKDKTVAYHKRIYEALKERDAYKAYTAMYDHLRFVQKKILEGQQEKQGE
- a CDS encoding alpha/beta hydrolase, with the translated sequence MGLNPKIQAFLKEVNANPIPIESVSPEQFRSQARMQEDGPKQEVAEVEDSKIELSDRTLPIRIYRSDDKKQPALVFYHGGGWVVGSIESHDATCREIANLADCTVISVDYRLAPEYKFPAAVEDAYDAFQWVRANAEDLRIEQDKIAVGGDSAGGNLATVVCLLAEERSGHKPIFQLLLYPSTGYIGEEPASLRENAEGYLLTKRLMNWFRSHYYRTEEDRLNPHASPIRSGLLKTLPPAAILTAEYDPLRDEAQHYAAKLQQEGVDVFAKNYDGLIHGFAGFTAYVEEAHQALAEGAAQLKQALYK
- a CDS encoding DUF3139 domain-containing protein; the protein is MKKTILIVIAILVLIPSGIWSYITIRKQSAKEAVHEYLLEKGTEESDIVSLEPFIANLRGNGNYMVAVRLKDDRKVYYYYKNGDEVKFESSTISQLN
- a CDS encoding beta-glucoside-specific PTS transporter subunit IIABC, whose product is MNHRKTAEEILQLVGGESNVQSVIHCMTRLRFNLYDNSKADRKSLEQVDGVLGSNISGSQFQLIIGNEVPKVYKEIIANSSLSEAKSGEGESKQKKNVISSIFDVISGVFTPILPAIAGAGMIKGITALLLTMGVLQESSQTYQILTVIGDGAFYFLPILLAISAARKFGSNPYVAAAIGAAILHPTLTAMFAEGGGISFVGLPVTIATYSSTVIPILLAIWIASYVEKWVDRITHASLKLIVVPTVTLLVVVPVTLITVGPLGAIIGNYLSSGMNFMFENAGIVATILLAGTFSLIIITGMHYAFTPVVINSIAVNGFDYIIPAMFLANFGQAGAAFAVALKSKNKKFKSLSFTTALTAVMGVTEPAMYGVNMKLKKPFVAALIGAAIGGVLYGIADVKAYIVAGIVGIPGIPVLIGPEIVFALLGLLLAFVAAAAVTWIMGFEDVLEATEENTIEKASEDTAEETESEKASEVISSPLTGEVRPLAEVSDPTFAQEIMGKGAAIFPTKGEVVSPVDGEVVTLFATKHAIGLKSASGAEVLIHVGVDTVKLNGEHFTAHIASGEQVKKGQKLVSFDMEAIQAAGFDLITPVIITNTAEYEDISSLADGPVGAGQALLDLAAPAATSKEAS
- a CDS encoding glycoside hydrolase family 1 protein, translating into MTKQTAFPQGFLWGGATAANQMEGGFHEGNKGLNIADVLPGGKERLRILAEPGFDFEIDTEKYTYPNHEAIDFYHRYKEDIALFAEMGFKVFRMSIAWTRIFPNGDELEPNEEGLAFYDRVFDELHKHGIEPVVTISHYEMPVNLVKEYGGWKNREVITFFERYAKTVLDRYKDKVKYWMTFNEINSGLIMPIMSLGFSIQPGEHKYQSVVQGLHHQFVASAKAVQYCHEVNPDAQIGCMIIYAPVYAYDSNPENVFYADQEARLFNNYCGDVMVRGAYPAFAKRFFKEQGVQLQIEEGDLETIQAGTVDYIGFSYYMSRTEKAQKSEEELAQGNIMSGVKNPFLKASDWGWEIDPLGLRIALNDMYDRYQVPLFIVENGLGAYDEVEADGSINDDYRIDYLRDHIKAMEEAIEDGVDLMGYTSWGCIDLVSASTGEYSKRYGFIYVDKHDDGSGTLERSRKKSFHWYKNVIETNGAEL